In one window of Catalinimonas alkaloidigena DNA:
- a CDS encoding sodium:solute symporter family protein: MTVQLWTYLIVGLTFALYIGIALWSRAGSTKEFYVAGGGVPPLANGLATAADWMSAASFISMAGLISFMGYDGAVYLMGWTGGYVLLALLLAPYLRKFGKFTVPDFVGERYYSQTARQVAVVCALFVSFTYVAGQMRGVGVVFSRFLEVNVTWGVIIGMIIVFFYAVLGGMKGITYTQVAQYCVLIFAFMVPAIFISILLTDNPIPQLGFGSTTTDGTYLLDKLDGLHRELGFNAYTNGTKGTMDMFCITAALMLGTAGLPHVIVRFFTVPRVKDARISAGYALIFIAILYTAAPAIAVFARTNLINTVNNAPYADVPQWFRNWEATGLLTFEDKNGDGRIQYYNEAAADVPLAAQVDAPLQGNELTIDRDIVVLANPEIAQLPNWVVALVAAGGLAAALSTAAGLLLVISTSVSHDLIKKAINPNISERGELMAARIAAGVAVCIAGIFGIYPPGFVAQVVAFAFGLAASSFFPVIILGIFYKRMNQLGAIAGMCSGLTFTAVYIIYFKFIAAPEVNVPENWLWGVSPEGIGTLGMVVNFIFALLFSRFAPPPPAEVQEMVENIRYPRGASQVVATH, from the coding sequence ATGACTGTTCAACTCTGGACCTACCTGATTGTCGGGCTTACGTTCGCCCTCTACATTGGCATCGCGCTCTGGTCGCGTGCCGGCTCTACTAAAGAATTTTACGTGGCAGGAGGTGGAGTGCCGCCCCTGGCCAACGGGCTGGCTACGGCGGCCGATTGGATGTCGGCCGCTTCTTTCATTTCGATGGCGGGCCTTATTTCCTTCATGGGGTACGACGGTGCGGTCTACCTGATGGGCTGGACGGGCGGATACGTGTTGCTGGCGCTGCTGCTGGCACCGTACCTGCGAAAATTCGGGAAATTTACCGTTCCTGATTTTGTCGGCGAACGCTACTATTCGCAAACCGCACGACAGGTCGCCGTGGTCTGTGCCCTGTTTGTTTCCTTTACCTACGTGGCCGGACAAATGCGGGGCGTAGGTGTGGTGTTCTCCCGTTTTCTGGAAGTAAACGTAACGTGGGGCGTCATCATCGGCATGATCATCGTCTTTTTCTATGCGGTGCTCGGCGGCATGAAGGGCATCACTTATACGCAAGTCGCGCAATACTGCGTACTGATTTTTGCGTTTATGGTGCCGGCCATTTTCATCTCTATCTTATTGACCGACAATCCTATTCCTCAATTGGGCTTCGGCAGTACCACCACCGACGGCACGTACCTGTTGGACAAACTGGACGGCTTGCACCGGGAGCTGGGGTTCAACGCCTACACGAACGGGACCAAAGGAACGATGGATATGTTTTGCATCACGGCCGCCCTGATGTTGGGCACAGCCGGTCTGCCGCACGTCATCGTACGTTTCTTCACGGTTCCGCGCGTGAAGGATGCCCGGATTTCGGCCGGATACGCCCTGATTTTTATCGCGATTCTCTACACCGCCGCCCCCGCCATCGCGGTGTTTGCCCGCACCAACCTGATCAATACGGTCAACAATGCACCTTATGCCGACGTGCCGCAATGGTTCCGCAACTGGGAAGCTACCGGACTTCTGACCTTCGAAGACAAAAACGGAGATGGGCGCATCCAATATTATAACGAAGCGGCGGCCGATGTGCCGCTGGCGGCGCAGGTTGATGCGCCTTTGCAGGGCAATGAACTGACCATCGACCGGGACATCGTGGTGCTGGCCAATCCTGAAATCGCGCAGTTGCCCAACTGGGTTGTCGCGCTCGTGGCGGCCGGTGGTTTGGCGGCGGCCCTTTCTACCGCCGCTGGGTTACTACTTGTTATATCTACCTCAGTTTCACACGATCTTATCAAAAAGGCCATCAATCCTAACATCTCCGAACGCGGCGAGCTAATGGCGGCGCGCATTGCCGCCGGAGTCGCCGTGTGTATAGCCGGAATTTTTGGGATATATCCGCCCGGCTTTGTGGCTCAGGTAGTTGCCTTTGCCTTCGGCTTGGCGGCTTCCTCTTTTTTCCCGGTGATTATCCTGGGCATTTTTTACAAGCGGATGAACCAATTGGGCGCCATTGCAGGGATGTGTTCCGGGCTGACCTTCACCGCCGTATACATCATCTATTTCAAGTTTATTGCCGCGCCGGAAGTGAATGTGCCCGAAAATTGGCTTTGGGGCGTATCCCCCGAAGGAATCGGTACGTTGGGAATGGTGGTGAACTTTATATTTGCGCTCCTGTTTTCGCGGTTTGCTCCACCGCCCCCCGCCGAGGTGCAAGAAATGGTTGAAAACATTCGTTACCCTCGGGGTGCTAGTCAAGTCGTGGCCACGCACTAA
- a CDS encoding DUF6691 family protein — protein MVEETLVRQPVRPAAPVQHDAPRPVRESPLSLLRYLVAGSVMGIVFVKAEIISWFRIQEMFRFQSFHMYGVIGSAVLVGIISVQLIKRLRLKTFTGEPIRIPSKEFRKGQVIGGFLFGIGWALTGACPGPLAAQIGSGFTVILVTFLSAVLGTWVYGRFQHRFPN, from the coding sequence ATGGTAGAAGAAACTCTGGTGCGCCAGCCTGTACGGCCGGCGGCACCCGTGCAGCATGATGCGCCCCGACCGGTGCGCGAGTCGCCCCTCAGTCTGCTCCGTTATCTGGTGGCGGGCAGTGTAATGGGCATTGTCTTCGTAAAAGCAGAAATCATATCCTGGTTTCGGATTCAAGAGATGTTCCGTTTCCAGTCGTTTCATATGTATGGCGTTATTGGATCGGCCGTTCTGGTGGGAATCATTTCAGTACAACTGATCAAGCGCCTACGCCTGAAAACCTTTACAGGGGAACCGATTCGGATTCCGTCGAAGGAGTTCCGGAAGGGACAAGTGATCGGGGGCTTCCTGTTCGGAATAGGGTGGGCTCTGACCGGTGCTTGCCCGGGTCCACTGGCGGCGCAGATCGGCAGCGGCTTTACCGTCATCCTGGTGACTTTCCTCAGCGCCGTCCTGGGAACGTGGGTCTACGGTCGGTTTCAGCACCGTTTTCCGAATTGA
- a CDS encoding FAD-dependent monooxygenase, which yields MKNISIVGGGIAGLTTAIALEKIGLRPHLFDATTELHPVGAGLALSSNALKAYHHLGIDDQVLHAGHPLPGLRILDQRGDLISEAPVPTAFPNVAVHRADLHDLLRSQLCYTTVHLGKQATGFTTAGEAITVHFQDGSHFTTDYLIAADGIHSAVRQQLLPSSRARYAGYTCWRAVLENPGVSLPAATETWGVGKRFGLVPLSNHRIYWFACLNAAERDPQVRNYTLAQVKQLFQDFHAPVTAVLDATAPEALLHNDICDLKPLPRYAFGNIVLVGDAAHATTPNLGQGACQAIEDAVILGECLRASSVPEEAFRRFERKRLARTHYVITTSRRVGQVAQWENRWLIGARNALFRALPARLQERQLAWLDAVAFTGE from the coding sequence ATGAAAAACATCAGCATCGTCGGGGGCGGCATTGCAGGTCTGACGACCGCCATTGCCCTTGAAAAAATCGGTCTCCGTCCTCATCTCTTCGACGCGACCACTGAACTACATCCGGTTGGCGCAGGCTTAGCCCTCAGCAGCAATGCGCTTAAAGCCTATCATCATCTGGGTATAGACGATCAGGTGCTCCACGCGGGGCACCCGTTGCCCGGTCTGCGCATTCTCGACCAGCGAGGTGATCTTATTTCCGAGGCGCCGGTACCGACCGCCTTTCCTAATGTGGCCGTTCACCGTGCCGATTTGCACGATCTTTTGCGCAGCCAGCTTTGCTATACCACAGTGCATCTGGGAAAACAAGCCACCGGTTTCACGACCGCAGGCGAAGCCATCACGGTTCATTTCCAGGACGGCAGCCACTTTACGACGGATTATTTGATCGCCGCTGACGGCATTCATTCGGCGGTGCGGCAGCAACTGCTCCCGTCCAGCCGTGCCCGGTACGCCGGTTACACCTGCTGGCGCGCCGTGCTCGAAAACCCTGGCGTGTCGTTACCGGCCGCCACCGAAACCTGGGGCGTAGGCAAGCGCTTCGGCCTGGTGCCGCTATCCAACCACCGGATTTACTGGTTTGCCTGTCTGAACGCTGCGGAACGCGATCCGCAAGTGCGGAACTATACGCTAGCACAAGTGAAGCAACTTTTTCAGGACTTCCATGCGCCTGTGACCGCCGTGCTAGATGCCACCGCGCCGGAAGCACTTTTGCACAACGACATTTGTGATTTGAAGCCCTTGCCGCGCTACGCGTTCGGGAACATCGTGTTGGTAGGCGACGCTGCACATGCCACGACTCCCAACTTAGGACAGGGCGCCTGTCAGGCCATTGAAGACGCGGTAATATTAGGTGAATGCCTGCGGGCGAGTAGCGTTCCAGAGGAAGCGTTCCGCCGTTTCGAGCGGAAACGCCTGGCGCGTACGCATTATGTGATTACTACCTCGCGCCGGGTAGGACAGGTAGCTCAATGGGAAAACCGGTGGCTGATCGGTGCGCGCAATGCGCTCTTCCGTGCCCTGCCCGCCCGGTTACAGGAACGACAGTTGGCCTGGCTTGATGCCGTGGCGTTTACCGGAGAATAA
- a CDS encoding response regulator, translating to METNPLVLLVDDNDTDNLINRRMLKLLAFTERTVIANSGRKGLAYLREHKDNPEQLPDLVFLDINMPEIDGFTFMENFSALAPQLKKKVVVMVLSSSDDPQDINRITANPHVAYFITKPLDPAKMSVVQEVFSYQKSQ from the coding sequence ATGGAGACCAATCCTTTGGTTTTACTGGTTGACGATAACGACACCGATAACCTCATCAATCGGCGGATGTTGAAGTTGCTGGCGTTTACCGAGCGGACGGTGATCGCCAATTCAGGGCGCAAGGGGTTAGCCTACCTGCGTGAGCACAAGGACAATCCAGAGCAATTGCCCGATTTGGTTTTTCTCGACATCAACATGCCGGAGATCGATGGGTTTACGTTCATGGAAAACTTCTCGGCCCTGGCACCCCAGTTGAAAAAGAAGGTAGTGGTGATGGTACTTTCCAGTTCCGACGATCCTCAGGACATCAACCGGATCACGGCCAATCCTCACGTAGCCTACTTCATCACCAAACCCCTTGATCCCGCCAAGATGAGTGTGGTACAAGAGGTTTTCTCGTACCAGAAAAGCCAGTAA
- a CDS encoding efflux RND transporter permease subunit — translation MIAKTFIERPITAIVASVVITLLGVLAIITLPVSQYPDITPPVVQVTGNFTGADALTVEQTVATPIETQVNGVPDMLYLQTNSTSDGTMTMSVTFDVGTNVDIAALDVQNRVSVATPQLPDEVRRLGLTVRKRSPSILMLVAIYSPNQTHDVKFLDNYANIFIRDALLRVDGVGDVFSRADDFSMRLWLQPDKLASYGLTASDVISAVQEQNVQVAAGSVGAPPQYSANAFEYKVLVSGRLTKPEEFEDIVIRTKPEDGSIVYLKDVGRVELGKFNYSGNSFVDGNRASYLLVYQTPGSNALETAEGVYEAMERLSQSFPADVSYIVPFEAASVVEVSIDEVVHTLVEALILVVIVVFLFLQNWRATIIPILAIPVSIIATFVFFIPLGFTINTLTLFGFVLAIGIVVDDAIVVVEAVQHKIDHDKMTPKEATVQAMEEISGPVIAIALILAAVFVPVGFIPGIVGRLYQQFAITIAISVLISAFVALSLTPALCSLFLRPQNLDKNSRGINKLFYKFNQWFERTTTRYTSGVRKSINYSRYVVVFLICLLVGTVFLFRSKATGFIPVEDEGRLYITFELPEAASTARTVDVLHEMMDILKETPGVGHYAALAGLNVVTFSNKSNNGTIFCQLKPWDERKDPSLSNTAILADLQRRFAPIKEATVLVIPPPPIPGLGRTGGFSFVLEQRESTDDIKQFEQTVQQFVAAVNERPEIERAFSYFTARTPGYQITVNREKCKKLGVNLSDVFNTMQTYLGSRYINDFTLYGRNFRVVAQADTSFRNEIDAMGKYYVRNREGNMLPLSTLIDYDLTESATLISHYNLFRSTEVNGNPAPGYSSGDAIQALREVADEVLPAGYGYEFSGLTREEINSGSSTVYIFALSILFVFLFLAALYESWSVPFAVLLAVPVGAFGAILILSFSSQLTNNVYAQIGLITLIGLAAKNAILIVEFAKERVDSGEDLLKATLQAAQLRLRPIIMTSLAFILGVLPLALSSGAGAIARRTIGWTVLGGMVAATLLGIFIVPVLYLLITKAAYGKKKLAELRAQHQTPAG, via the coding sequence ATGATTGCCAAAACTTTTATTGAGCGACCCATTACCGCCATTGTCGCTTCTGTGGTCATCACCCTACTTGGTGTGCTGGCCATCATCACCCTGCCCGTCAGCCAGTACCCGGACATTACGCCGCCGGTCGTGCAGGTAACGGGGAATTTTACCGGAGCCGATGCCCTCACGGTGGAACAGACAGTAGCGACCCCCATCGAGACGCAGGTGAACGGCGTACCCGACATGCTCTACCTGCAAACCAACAGTACCAGCGACGGCACCATGACGATGAGCGTCACCTTCGACGTAGGCACGAACGTCGACATTGCGGCGCTGGACGTGCAGAACCGGGTGAGCGTAGCCACGCCACAATTGCCCGACGAAGTGCGGCGCCTGGGCCTGACGGTGCGCAAACGGAGCCCGAGCATCCTGATGCTGGTGGCCATTTATTCGCCTAACCAGACGCACGACGTAAAGTTCCTGGACAATTACGCGAACATTTTTATCCGCGATGCCCTGCTGCGCGTCGACGGGGTGGGCGACGTTTTTTCGCGGGCCGATGACTTCAGCATGCGCCTCTGGCTCCAGCCCGATAAGTTGGCGTCGTACGGCCTGACGGCTTCTGACGTGATCAGCGCTGTGCAGGAACAAAACGTACAGGTAGCGGCTGGATCGGTTGGCGCACCGCCGCAGTATTCGGCCAACGCCTTCGAGTACAAAGTGCTGGTCAGCGGCCGCCTTACCAAACCCGAGGAGTTTGAAGACATCGTAATTCGGACCAAGCCCGAAGACGGCTCCATCGTTTACCTGAAGGACGTGGGCCGGGTTGAACTCGGCAAGTTCAACTATTCCGGAAACTCGTTCGTAGACGGCAACCGGGCGTCGTACCTGCTAGTGTATCAGACCCCCGGCAGCAATGCCCTCGAAACCGCCGAAGGTGTTTACGAAGCGATGGAGCGGCTCAGCCAGTCGTTTCCGGCCGACGTGAGCTACATCGTGCCATTCGAAGCGGCTTCGGTCGTCGAAGTATCAATCGACGAAGTGGTGCACACCCTGGTGGAAGCGCTGATTCTGGTGGTGATTGTGGTGTTCCTGTTTCTGCAAAACTGGCGGGCTACGATCATCCCGATTTTGGCCATTCCGGTCTCGATCATCGCCACGTTTGTGTTTTTCATCCCGTTGGGCTTTACCATCAACACCCTGACGCTGTTTGGCTTCGTGCTCGCGATCGGGATTGTGGTCGACGACGCCATCGTGGTGGTGGAAGCGGTGCAACACAAGATCGACCACGACAAGATGACGCCGAAAGAAGCGACCGTTCAGGCAATGGAGGAAATTTCGGGACCCGTCATTGCCATCGCCCTCATTCTGGCCGCGGTATTTGTACCGGTCGGCTTCATTCCGGGCATCGTGGGTCGACTCTACCAGCAGTTCGCCATCACCATCGCCATTTCGGTACTGATTTCGGCCTTCGTGGCGCTGAGCCTGACCCCTGCGTTGTGCTCGCTGTTTTTGCGTCCGCAAAACCTCGATAAGAACTCACGCGGCATCAACAAGCTGTTTTACAAGTTCAACCAGTGGTTTGAGCGTACCACGACTCGGTATACCAGCGGGGTGCGGAAAAGCATTAACTACTCGCGTTACGTGGTGGTCTTCCTGATTTGTCTGCTGGTCGGCACCGTGTTTCTGTTCCGCAGCAAAGCCACCGGCTTTATTCCGGTCGAAGACGAAGGCCGTTTGTACATCACCTTCGAACTTCCTGAAGCGGCCTCGACCGCCCGCACGGTGGACGTGTTGCACGAGATGATGGACATTTTGAAAGAAACGCCCGGCGTGGGACACTACGCAGCGTTGGCCGGCCTGAACGTCGTCACGTTCTCGAACAAATCGAACAACGGTACCATTTTCTGCCAACTCAAACCGTGGGACGAACGGAAAGATCCGTCGCTCTCCAACACGGCGATTCTGGCCGACCTGCAACGGCGCTTTGCCCCGATAAAAGAAGCGACCGTACTGGTAATTCCGCCGCCGCCGATTCCGGGGCTGGGCCGCACGGGTGGTTTCAGCTTTGTGTTAGAGCAACGCGAAAGCACCGACGACATCAAGCAGTTTGAGCAAACCGTGCAGCAGTTTGTGGCAGCGGTCAACGAGCGTCCGGAAATTGAACGGGCCTTCTCGTACTTCACCGCCCGCACCCCCGGGTATCAGATCACCGTGAACCGCGAAAAGTGTAAGAAGCTGGGCGTCAACCTGTCGGATGTCTTCAACACGATGCAGACGTACCTGGGCAGTCGCTACATCAACGACTTTACGCTCTACGGACGCAACTTCCGCGTGGTAGCGCAGGCCGATACGTCGTTCCGCAACGAGATCGACGCCATGGGAAAATATTACGTCCGCAACCGGGAGGGGAACATGTTGCCCCTCAGTACGTTGATCGACTACGACCTGACGGAAAGCGCGACGTTGATTTCCCACTATAACCTGTTCCGCTCCACCGAAGTGAACGGCAACCCGGCACCGGGCTACAGCAGTGGCGATGCCATTCAGGCACTGCGCGAAGTCGCCGACGAAGTGCTTCCGGCAGGGTACGGCTACGAATTTTCCGGCCTGACCCGCGAAGAAATCAATTCAGGCTCGAGCACAGTCTACATTTTCGCGCTGTCCATCCTGTTTGTGTTCCTGTTTCTTGCCGCCCTGTACGAAAGCTGGTCCGTGCCTTTTGCCGTATTGCTGGCCGTTCCGGTCGGGGCCTTCGGGGCTATTCTGATTCTGAGTTTTTCCTCGCAATTGACGAATAACGTCTACGCGCAGATCGGATTGATTACGCTGATTGGGTTGGCCGCGAAAAACGCCATCCTGATTGTAGAGTTTGCAAAAGAACGTGTGGACAGCGGCGAAGACCTGCTCAAAGCCACGTTGCAAGCTGCTCAACTTCGCCTCCGGCCCATCATCATGACCTCGCTGGCCTTTATCCTGGGGGTATTGCCGCTGGCACTTTCGTCAGGTGCCGGTGCTATTGCCCGCCGCACCATCGGGTGGACTGTGCTGGGGGGTATGGTGGCCGCGACACTGCTCGGAATTTTCATCGTGCCGGTGTTGTACCTGCTGATCACCAAAGCCGCCTACGGTAAGAAAAAGCTGGCCGAACTCCGCGCGCAGCACCAAACTCCAGCGGGCTAG
- a CDS encoding efflux RND transporter periplasmic adaptor subunit produces MYKYSLYCFLAAGLVACGKSDQPPAGPPAVPVNVTRVQKQHAVYYDTYPATVVALNEVELRAEVGGYITEIAFKEGQQVRKGQKLYEIDRTKYAAAYQQAKANLEVAKANEAKAQKDADRYTKLSEQDAIAQQRVDYAQTDLQNARSQVAAAEAAVARASTDLRYSTITAPFDGTVGISQVRLGALVTAGQTLLNTISTQNPIAVDVEIDEKQLSRFLDYEQADATPDSLFTITLPNQKVYPYPGKISLIDRAIDPQTGTTTVRLVFPNDENRLRPGMSCLLRVRNDGGGERIVIPSKAITEQMSEYFVFTVDSSRAKQVRVELGPDLNGQMVINKGLEVGQQIVVDGVQKLRNGTPVQLESPATASQNAGGTPAAAGAAAN; encoded by the coding sequence ATGTATAAATACAGTCTTTATTGTTTTCTCGCGGCCGGCTTGGTGGCATGCGGAAAATCCGATCAACCCCCGGCGGGGCCACCGGCCGTTCCGGTGAATGTTACCCGCGTGCAGAAGCAGCACGCCGTCTATTACGACACATATCCGGCAACGGTCGTTGCGCTAAACGAAGTGGAACTGCGGGCCGAAGTGGGCGGGTACATCACCGAAATCGCGTTTAAAGAAGGCCAGCAGGTTCGCAAGGGCCAGAAGCTCTACGAAATCGACCGGACCAAGTATGCCGCCGCTTACCAGCAGGCCAAAGCCAACCTGGAGGTCGCCAAGGCCAACGAAGCCAAGGCCCAGAAAGACGCCGATCGCTACACGAAGCTGAGCGAACAGGACGCCATTGCCCAGCAGCGGGTCGACTACGCCCAGACCGATTTACAAAACGCTCGCTCGCAGGTTGCCGCGGCCGAAGCCGCCGTGGCGCGAGCCTCGACCGACCTTCGGTACTCGACCATTACGGCTCCGTTCGATGGTACTGTTGGCATTTCACAAGTGCGTCTCGGCGCGCTCGTCACCGCCGGGCAGACGTTGCTGAATACCATTTCGACGCAGAACCCGATTGCAGTAGATGTCGAGATCGATGAGAAGCAGTTGAGTCGCTTTCTGGACTACGAACAGGCCGACGCCACGCCCGATTCGCTGTTTACCATCACGCTGCCCAACCAGAAGGTTTACCCTTACCCGGGCAAAATCAGCCTGATTGACCGCGCCATCGACCCGCAAACCGGGACCACGACCGTGCGGCTGGTCTTCCCGAACGACGAGAACCGGCTGCGTCCGGGGATGAGTTGCCTCCTGCGCGTCCGCAATGACGGCGGCGGCGAGCGCATCGTGATTCCGTCGAAGGCCATCACCGAGCAGATGAGCGAGTACTTTGTGTTTACGGTCGACAGCAGCCGCGCCAAGCAGGTGCGGGTGGAACTGGGGCCCGACCTCAACGGCCAGATGGTCATTAATAAAGGACTGGAAGTGGGACAGCAGATCGTGGTCGACGGTGTGCAGAAATTGCGCAACGGCACTCCGGTGCAGCTCGAATCGCCCGCTACGGCCTCGCAAAACGCCGGGGGCACCCCGGCCGCTGCGGGGGCTGCCGCCAACTAA
- a CDS encoding TetR/AcrR family transcriptional regulator, whose amino-acid sequence MQEKIVAHAVEAFNQDGITRTTLRKVAQGLQMSDGHLRYYFKTKEDLLLATYQSLEDAITAQVPRVDEAFTVVRFRERLLSVFRLMYHYRFFFLETPQLLQQYGQVLQKFQRLMEGRRHAFVHLFRGYQQTGVFRPDADEAIFPLLWEQFFVIGDNWVKYVVWRQPSEETLEREISYYAQVCGALFLPYLNNELRPQMQEWVKQGAGRKPTSL is encoded by the coding sequence ATGCAGGAAAAGATCGTAGCACATGCCGTAGAGGCATTCAATCAGGACGGGATTACCCGCACCACGCTTCGGAAAGTAGCGCAGGGGTTGCAGATGAGCGACGGGCACTTGCGGTATTACTTCAAAACCAAAGAAGATCTACTGCTGGCCACCTACCAAAGCCTGGAAGATGCCATCACCGCGCAGGTTCCTCGTGTGGACGAAGCGTTTACTGTGGTGAGGTTTCGGGAGCGCTTGCTAAGCGTGTTTCGTCTTATGTACCACTATCGGTTCTTTTTTCTGGAGACGCCGCAGCTGTTGCAACAGTACGGGCAAGTGCTGCAAAAATTTCAACGGCTGATGGAAGGTCGCCGCCATGCGTTCGTGCATTTGTTTCGCGGGTATCAACAAACCGGCGTGTTTCGGCCCGATGCCGACGAAGCGATTTTTCCGTTGCTTTGGGAGCAGTTTTTTGTGATTGGCGACAACTGGGTCAAATACGTGGTTTGGCGCCAGCCGTCGGAAGAAACGTTAGAAAGGGAGATAAGCTACTACGCACAGGTGTGTGGTGCTTTGTTTCTCCCTTATCTAAACAATGAACTGCGTCCACAAATGCAGGAGTGGGTGAAGCAGGGTGCTGGGAGGAAACCTACTTCATTGTAG
- a CDS encoding DUF4212 domain-containing protein has translation MSNPRMRAYWRRNLRYLVVLLSIWFLVSYGAGILFVEPLNQIRLGGFKLGFWFAQQGAIYWFVVLIFVYVWLMNRLDREFDVDEK, from the coding sequence ATGAGCAATCCACGTATGCGCGCGTACTGGCGGCGTAACCTCCGCTACCTCGTCGTTTTGCTGAGTATCTGGTTTCTGGTTTCGTACGGAGCCGGAATTCTTTTTGTGGAACCGCTGAATCAGATACGCCTCGGGGGCTTCAAACTGGGCTTTTGGTTCGCGCAACAAGGGGCCATCTACTGGTTTGTTGTCTTGATTTTCGTGTACGTATGGCTCATGAACCGCTTGGATCGTGAGTTTGATGTAGACGAAAAGTAA
- a CDS encoding YeeE/YedE family protein: MESWLDWIRQPWPWYVAGPLLGLMVPTLLLLGNKTLGISSSLRHMCAACMPMRIPFFSYNWRQETWNLLFVGGILVGGWLATTFLANPAALVIAPATQADLQALGIQHFEGLLPRELFAWSHLLSARGLVFIVAGGFLVGFGTRYAGGCTSGHTIMGLSNLQWPSLVATVFFMLGGFFATYVLLPPLLSWVLS; encoded by the coding sequence ATGGAAAGCTGGCTTGATTGGATTCGCCAACCCTGGCCCTGGTACGTGGCCGGGCCTTTACTTGGACTGATGGTGCCCACCCTCCTACTGCTGGGCAATAAAACACTCGGTATTTCTTCGTCTTTGCGCCACATGTGCGCCGCCTGTATGCCCATGCGCATTCCTTTCTTTTCGTATAACTGGCGTCAGGAAACCTGGAACCTCTTGTTTGTCGGCGGGATTCTGGTCGGCGGCTGGTTAGCAACCACGTTTCTGGCTAATCCGGCGGCGTTGGTCATTGCGCCAGCCACGCAGGCCGATTTGCAAGCGTTGGGCATTCAGCATTTTGAGGGGTTGTTGCCACGCGAACTCTTTGCGTGGTCGCATCTGCTGAGCGCGCGCGGGTTGGTGTTCATCGTGGCGGGTGGATTTCTGGTTGGGTTTGGCACACGCTACGCCGGAGGCTGTACGTCCGGCCACACGATCATGGGACTGAGCAATTTGCAGTGGCCGTCGTTGGTCGCCACCGTCTTTTTTATGCTGGGTGGTTTCTTTGCGACCTATGTGCTTCTGCCACCTCTGCTGTCCTGGGTACTTTCATAA